The Bernardetia litoralis DSM 6794 genome includes a window with the following:
- a CDS encoding acyl-CoA thioesterase: MNKEFKHITESQVTITQLMLPSHSNFSGKIHGGHILNLMDQIAFACASKHSGNYCVTASVNKVDFLNPIEVGELVTLKASINFTGKTSMVVGLRITSENIQTGTIKHCNSSYFTMVAKDKNGKSTAVPGIILTNKQEIRRFARSITRQRESTNRTSRFNEKVFKVDEYLHLFENSNSKIELNK; this comes from the coding sequence ATGAACAAAGAATTCAAACATATTACTGAATCTCAAGTAACAATTACACAATTAATGTTACCTTCTCATTCCAACTTTAGTGGAAAAATTCACGGAGGTCATATTCTGAATTTAATGGATCAAATAGCTTTTGCTTGTGCTTCCAAACACTCAGGAAATTATTGTGTAACAGCTTCTGTCAATAAAGTTGATTTTCTGAATCCAATAGAAGTTGGTGAGCTAGTTACTTTGAAAGCATCTATTAATTTTACTGGCAAAACCTCAATGGTAGTTGGGCTTCGAATAACTTCAGAAAATATCCAAACAGGCACTATAAAACACTGTAACTCTTCTTATTTTACGATGGTTGCTAAAGATAAAAATGGAAAAAGTACAGCTGTTCCAGGAATTATTCTAACCAACAAACAAGAAATAAGACGTTTTGCAAGAAGTATAACAAGACAACGAGAAAGTACGAACAGAACTTCTAGATTTAATGAAAAAGTATTTAAGGTTGATGAATATTTGCATCTTTTCGAAAATAGCAACTCTAAAATTGAATTAAATAAGTAA
- a CDS encoding GldL-related protein: MKDKIIYIFIVASFIVGLIGAGLTFTEKLSEQGEYLIQGGFTLAQWWGIYLIFKNGTTKNTFYWQIIRFLLGVLVFGVFFKIMHWPFAGIMLMVSLLGISFTYLVRFVAKNDFSVLSILKFLWVFSTGILSFLSITRIIPKNNNTISFIPLILFCMLFTLFLSQEYKSKKALK, encoded by the coding sequence ATGAAAGACAAAATTATTTATATTTTTATTGTTGCTTCGTTCATAGTAGGTCTTATCGGCGCAGGACTGACCTTTACAGAAAAACTAAGTGAACAAGGCGAATATCTTATACAAGGAGGGTTTACACTCGCACAATGGTGGGGAATCTATTTAATCTTCAAAAATGGGACTACAAAAAACACATTTTATTGGCAGATAATACGATTTTTACTCGGTGTTTTGGTATTTGGAGTCTTTTTTAAAATAATGCACTGGCCTTTTGCAGGAATCATGTTGATGGTTTCTTTGTTAGGAATTTCCTTTACTTATTTGGTTCGTTTTGTTGCTAAGAATGATTTTTCAGTTTTATCAATATTAAAATTTCTTTGGGTATTTTCAACAGGAATACTTAGTTTTTTATCTATTACTAGAATAATTCCAAAAAATAACAATACTATTTCTTTCATTCCTTTAATCTTATTTTGTATGTTATTTACTTTATTCTTATCACAAGAATATAAAAGTAAAAAAGCTCTCAAATAG
- a CDS encoding MlaE family ABC transporter permease: MKSIGKYMIFLSRTVTDMEPWHVYVRLFIDECMRIGISSVYIVTIISTFIGAVTAVQTAYNLVSPLIPKSLIGTIVRDMTVLELAPTITAIVFAGKVGSNIAGGLGTMRITEQIDAIEVMGINATSYLVFPKILAGLVTYPLLVIMAAFLAITGGYLAATLTGQVTAVEYVYGIRLDFVEFNVFFMLIKSVVFAFLVTSISAYMGYYTRGGALEVGESSTKAVTTSCIAILLSDYLLAQLLV, from the coding sequence ATGAAAAGTATTGGTAAATATATGATTTTTTTAAGCCGAACTGTTACAGATATGGAGCCTTGGCATGTTTATGTTCGTCTTTTTATAGATGAATGTATGCGAATTGGCATTAGTTCGGTTTATATTGTTACAATTATTTCGACTTTTATTGGTGCAGTAACGGCTGTTCAGACGGCTTATAACCTTGTTAGTCCTCTTATTCCTAAATCACTTATTGGTACAATCGTTCGTGATATGACTGTTTTGGAACTTGCTCCTACCATTACAGCGATTGTTTTTGCTGGAAAAGTAGGTTCAAATATCGCTGGTGGATTGGGCACAATGCGTATCACAGAACAAATTGATGCTATTGAAGTAATGGGAATCAATGCAACTTCGTATTTAGTTTTTCCCAAAATATTGGCTGGCTTGGTAACTTATCCATTGCTTGTTATTATGGCTGCTTTTTTGGCTATTACAGGTGGATATTTGGCTGCAACACTCACAGGACAAGTAACAGCAGTAGAATATGTATATGGAATTCGATTAGATTTTGTTGAATTTAATGTCTTCTTTATGCTTATCAAATCAGTAGTTTTTGCTTTTTTGGTAACTTCTATATCAGCTTATATGGGTTATTATACACGAGGTGGTGCATTAGAAGTAGGCGAATCAAGCACAAAAGCAGTAACAACAAGCTGTATTGCTATTTTATTATCTGATTATTTACTTGCCCAACTGCTTGTTTGA
- a CDS encoding rhodanese-related sulfurtransferase produces MKTTPENKELNKDLAVNNVENSHFPYRVLLYYYFTPIENPEKFKEEHHLFCIKLGLLGRIIVADEGLNGTVCGTPEACQSYIDALQNDARFKEIDFKIDASEHNTFSKINVRLKKEIVHAGIPHIKPYHGTGTHLSPQEFKNLKDDEDVVILDVRSDYEHNLGHFKNAITLDIENFRDFPKKVKELEKYKDKKVLTYCTGGIKCEKASALLMQEGFEDVYQLHGGIIKYGKEVGGEDFEGKCYVFDERVAVDVNEINPTLVSTCYVCEERSDYMVNCANPKCNRHTTICKPCLEKMEGACSDECKNHPEKRQYEPEGKGMYKKSLNGYNPYIGWNVDKVIAENEKQK; encoded by the coding sequence ATGAAAACAACTCCAGAAAACAAAGAGCTAAATAAAGATTTAGCAGTCAATAATGTAGAAAATTCTCATTTTCCGTATCGTGTTCTTTTATATTATTACTTTACCCCCATCGAAAACCCTGAAAAGTTCAAAGAAGAACACCATCTTTTTTGCATAAAACTAGGACTTTTAGGAAGAATTATTGTAGCTGATGAAGGCTTAAATGGAACTGTTTGTGGAACTCCAGAAGCCTGTCAGTCTTATATAGATGCACTTCAAAATGATGCTCGTTTCAAAGAAATTGATTTTAAAATAGATGCCTCAGAGCATAATACATTTAGTAAAATAAATGTTCGTTTGAAAAAAGAAATTGTTCATGCAGGTATTCCACACATAAAACCGTATCACGGAACAGGAACACACCTTTCTCCTCAAGAATTTAAAAATCTTAAAGATGATGAAGATGTAGTTATTCTTGATGTACGTTCAGATTATGAGCATAATTTGGGTCATTTCAAAAATGCGATTACTTTGGATATTGAAAATTTTAGAGATTTTCCTAAAAAAGTAAAAGAGTTAGAAAAATACAAAGACAAAAAAGTTTTGACGTATTGTACAGGAGGAATAAAATGTGAAAAAGCATCTGCATTATTAATGCAAGAAGGTTTTGAAGATGTTTATCAGCTTCATGGAGGAATTATCAAATATGGAAAAGAAGTTGGTGGAGAAGATTTTGAAGGAAAATGCTATGTTTTTGATGAACGTGTAGCAGTAGATGTCAATGAAATAAACCCAACTTTGGTAAGTACATGTTATGTTTGTGAAGAGCGCAGTGATTATATGGTAAATTGTGCAAATCCAAAATGCAACCGACATACAACTATTTGCAAACCTTGCCTAGAAAAAATGGAAGGCGCATGTAGCGATGAATGTAAAAATCATCCAGAAAAACGCCAATATGAACCAGAGGGAAAAGGAATGTACAAGAAAAGTCTTAATGGTTACAATCCATATATCGGTTGGAACGTTGATAAAGTTATAGCTGAGAATGAAAAACAAAAATAA
- a CDS encoding OmpA/MotB family protein, with protein MSLLIFSCVSPKKYKAKVAEVEKKEQENERIKRQFYEAQNLLLQSSDSLKDVIIDLQTKDYQLDSLQKMAKKTFDKNNLLTKELEQKEEELTKKESEILGKEKNISILKNKQYQRQRQSSELQKSIKTAFSSLNKESFSVKEKSGRLYISLSNKLLFETASIDINSEGKKALQKLASLLKNNASGLDIWVEGHTDNMPVTGAELPFKDNWQLSALRASVVTKILVENGVLPQNIVAAGHGEYLPISSNATPEGKSKNRRIEIVLLPKLDEIFELIGK; from the coding sequence TTGAGTTTATTAATTTTTTCGTGTGTAAGTCCAAAAAAATATAAAGCTAAAGTAGCCGAAGTAGAAAAAAAAGAACAAGAAAACGAACGTATCAAAAGACAATTTTATGAAGCACAAAATCTATTACTTCAAAGTTCGGATTCTTTGAAAGATGTAATTATTGATTTGCAAACAAAAGATTATCAACTAGATAGCCTTCAAAAAATGGCAAAAAAAACATTCGATAAAAATAATTTATTGACTAAAGAATTAGAACAAAAGGAAGAAGAATTAACAAAAAAAGAAAGTGAAATTTTAGGAAAAGAAAAAAATATTTCTATTCTGAAAAACAAGCAATATCAACGTCAAAGACAATCAAGCGAATTACAAAAATCTATTAAAACAGCTTTTAGTTCATTGAATAAAGAATCTTTTTCTGTAAAAGAAAAATCTGGACGTTTGTATATTTCACTTTCTAATAAACTTCTTTTCGAAACAGCAAGTATTGATATTAATTCAGAAGGAAAAAAAGCACTTCAAAAATTAGCTTCTTTACTCAAAAATAATGCTTCTGGGCTTGATATTTGGGTAGAAGGACACACCGATAATATGCCCGTAACTGGTGCAGAACTTCCTTTCAAGGACAACTGGCAACTTAGTGCGTTGCGTGCTTCTGTGGTTACCAAAATTTTAGTTGAAAATGGTGTTTTGCCTCAAAATATTGTAGCAGCAGGACATGGAGAATATTTGCCTATTTCAAGTAATGCTACACCAGAAGGGAAAAGTAAAAATAGACGAATTGAAATTGTTCTTTTGCCTAAATTAGATGAGATTTTTGAATTAATTGGGAAATGA
- the hemG gene encoding protoporphyrinogen oxidase produces the protein MIAIVGAGISGLSLAWHLHQKNIPYQIFESSGEIGGYLKTVQMGKNKAYLFERGANSLLMDNEILDFIKKTGFENELIYANKVSKSRFIVRDKKPKKLPSSPQGLLFGSFFSTQTKAKIFKELYYKKEELDPKITVGEFLENHFGKEVVDYAVSPFVTGIYAADAYQLLLKYTFPILTEYAQAHGSILKGFIKNKSGDRKQSVSFKNGMQSFAKNISKNLNVQYNHRVISIQNSNFTERKNRRWLLEIEHNNLGEIKIESLEFDKVFLTTSPSISADLLEPHFEKLAHTIRDIHYPTMCLIHSVFKKEDVDFDLNGFGALHPKVEGLFSAGTIWSSSVFEGRAPEDEVLFTGFVGGRQWQENAELPKQEILKRHTDELKEIYGIKNDPVVQQFTRWDKSVPQYDEQLLQVEKQLKRLKKSDIYICANWFGGVSVADCIKKGRDLALQFIADSNL, from the coding sequence ATGATAGCAATTGTTGGCGCAGGTATTTCAGGACTTTCTTTGGCTTGGCATTTACATCAAAAAAATATACCTTATCAAATTTTTGAATCTAGTGGCGAAATAGGAGGTTATTTAAAAACTGTCCAAATGGGAAAAAACAAAGCTTATTTGTTTGAACGAGGTGCAAACTCATTACTTATGGATAATGAAATTCTTGATTTTATAAAAAAAACAGGATTTGAAAATGAACTTATTTATGCCAATAAAGTAAGTAAAAGTCGTTTTATTGTTCGTGATAAAAAACCAAAAAAATTACCTTCTTCACCACAAGGATTATTATTTGGTTCTTTTTTTTCTACTCAAACAAAAGCCAAAATTTTTAAAGAATTATATTATAAAAAAGAAGAATTAGACCCCAAAATAACCGTAGGAGAATTTTTAGAGAACCATTTTGGAAAAGAAGTCGTTGATTATGCTGTAAGTCCTTTCGTAACAGGGATTTATGCAGCCGATGCTTATCAACTTTTATTAAAATATACATTTCCCATCTTGACAGAATATGCTCAAGCCCATGGTTCAATTTTGAAAGGATTTATCAAAAATAAGTCTGGAGATAGAAAACAATCTGTTTCTTTTAAAAATGGAATGCAATCTTTTGCCAAAAATATATCCAAAAATTTGAATGTTCAATATAACCATCGTGTTATTTCAATTCAGAACAGCAATTTTACAGAACGAAAAAATAGACGTTGGTTATTAGAAATAGAACATAATAATCTAGGAGAAATAAAAATAGAAAGTTTAGAATTTGATAAAGTTTTTCTGACTACTTCGCCTTCTATTTCTGCTGATTTGCTAGAGCCTCATTTTGAAAAGTTAGCGCATACAATTAGAGATATTCATTATCCAACAATGTGTTTGATTCATAGTGTTTTCAAGAAAGAAGATGTAGATTTTGATTTGAATGGTTTTGGTGCTTTACATCCAAAAGTAGAAGGTCTTTTTTCGGCAGGAACAATTTGGAGTAGTAGTGTTTTTGAAGGGCGTGCGCCAGAAGATGAGGTTTTATTTACTGGTTTTGTAGGTGGAAGGCAATGGCAAGAAAATGCAGAATTACCAAAACAGGAAATTTTGAAACGCCATACAGATGAATTAAAGGAGATTTATGGAATAAAAAATGACCCTGTTGTTCAGCAGTTTACACGATGGGATAAATCTGTTCCTCAATACGACGAACAACTTTTGCAAGTAGAAAAACAACTCAAAAGGCTCAAAAAATCAGATATTTATATTTGTGCAAACTGGTTTGGTGGCGTTTCGGTGGCTGATTGTATCAAAAAAGGACGTGATTTGGCGTTGCAGTTTATTGCTGATTCTAATCTTTAG
- the proS gene encoding proline--tRNA ligase produces MAKGLPTRKDDYSAWYNELVKQADLAEHSAVRGCMIIKPYGFAIWEKMQRILDDKFKETGHSNAYFPLFVPKSLFEAEEKNAEGFAKECAIVTHYRLKNDPNKEGKLMVDPEAKLEEELIVRPTSEAVIWNTYKGWIQSYRDLPLLINQWANVVRWEMRTRLFLRTSEFLWQEGHTAHATKQEAIDETEQMVKVYADFAENHMALPVVQGLKTESERFAGAEETYCIEALMQDGKALQAGTSHFLGQNFAKAFDVKFAAKDNKLDYVWGTSWGVSTRLMGALIMAHSDDEGLVLPPKLAPIQVVIVPIYKKEEDLEQIKTALAPLTKVLKAANISLKLDDRDSFRPGFKFAEWELKGVPVRLAIGMRDVENGTIEVARRDTKEKMSWQLEGAGENIKQLLEDIQQNIYDKALTFRTSNTTEVNTWEEFEKALDAGGFVSAHWDGTAETEEQIQDKTKATIRCVPLNNPQENGTCILTGKPSKERVLFARAY; encoded by the coding sequence ATGGCAAAAGGACTACCTACACGCAAAGACGATTATTCAGCGTGGTACAACGAACTCGTAAAACAAGCAGATTTAGCAGAACATTCAGCCGTTCGTGGTTGTATGATTATCAAACCTTATGGTTTTGCTATTTGGGAAAAAATGCAACGTATTTTAGATGATAAATTTAAAGAAACAGGGCATAGTAATGCCTATTTTCCTCTTTTTGTTCCCAAAAGTTTGTTTGAAGCCGAAGAAAAAAATGCTGAAGGTTTTGCCAAAGAATGCGCTATTGTTACGCATTATCGCCTAAAAAATGACCCCAATAAAGAGGGGAAATTAATGGTTGATCCAGAGGCAAAATTAGAAGAAGAACTTATTGTTCGTCCAACAAGTGAAGCTGTTATTTGGAATACCTATAAGGGTTGGATTCAATCTTATAGAGATTTGCCTCTTTTGATTAATCAATGGGCAAATGTAGTGCGTTGGGAAATGCGTACTCGTTTATTTTTGCGTACTTCTGAGTTTTTGTGGCAAGAAGGACATACGGCACATGCCACTAAACAAGAAGCCATAGACGAGACCGAACAAATGGTAAAAGTATATGCAGATTTTGCAGAAAATCACATGGCTCTTCCTGTTGTTCAAGGACTCAAAACAGAATCTGAGCGTTTTGCTGGTGCTGAAGAAACCTATTGTATTGAGGCTTTGATGCAAGATGGAAAAGCTCTTCAGGCAGGAACTTCTCACTTTTTGGGACAAAATTTTGCAAAGGCATTTGATGTAAAATTTGCAGCAAAAGATAATAAATTAGATTATGTTTGGGGAACTTCTTGGGGCGTTTCTACTCGCTTGATGGGTGCGCTTATTATGGCTCACTCTGATGACGAAGGTTTAGTTTTGCCTCCAAAATTAGCTCCTATTCAAGTTGTGATTGTTCCTATTTATAAAAAAGAAGAAGATTTAGAACAAATCAAAACAGCTTTAGCACCACTTACAAAAGTATTGAAGGCTGCTAATATTTCTTTAAAATTAGATGATAGAGATTCTTTCCGTCCAGGGTTTAAGTTTGCAGAATGGGAATTGAAAGGTGTTCCTGTTCGTTTGGCAATCGGAATGCGTGATGTAGAAAATGGCACAATAGAAGTTGCTCGCAGAGATACAAAAGAAAAAATGTCGTGGCAATTAGAAGGCGCAGGTGAAAATATAAAACAGCTTTTAGAAGATATTCAACAGAATATTTATGATAAAGCCTTAACATTCAGAACTTCAAATACAACTGAAGTAAATACATGGGAAGAATTTGAAAAAGCTCTTGATGCTGGTGGTTTTGTTTCTGCACACTGGGATGGCACAGCAGAAACAGAAGAGCAAATTCAAGATAAAACAAAAGCTACAATTCGTTGTGTGCCTTTGAATAATCCACAAGAAAATGGAACTTGTATTTTGACAGGAAAACCTTCAAAAGAACGTGTTTTATTTGCGAGAGCTTATTAA
- a CDS encoding DMT family transporter, which produces MLKYHLRLHFVIWLSSLVPLVVNQVNLSATEIVFYRTSMAVVFLAIWLLAIKKFKWTGKKTYFLMGTGILTFAYWTLIVLSAKLANEAVCLIGLATIPLFVSVLRPILGKGALSVGEIITGLNAIFGIYIIYSSDFDYGLGFFLALCAAFFGALVTIFNADLVKEENSLVITFYQMSGASLTAFLLLLFSTFFGGVVAEFIPVKWSMNWRDFVLIFSLALGVSVYAYSESVRLMKYLNAFTVAMVGNLVPLYGILSVIILSYFITSIEVAKMDIYFYAGGVILISAVVARPLVTWFFEVYEAKQEKENRITPFDEME; this is translated from the coding sequence TTGTTAAAATACCATCTTCGTCTTCATTTTGTTATTTGGCTTTCTAGTCTTGTTCCTTTGGTGGTCAATCAAGTAAATTTATCGGCTACTGAAATTGTGTTTTATCGTACTTCAATGGCTGTTGTTTTTTTAGCTATTTGGCTTTTGGCTATCAAAAAATTTAAATGGACAGGAAAAAAGACTTATTTTCTGATGGGAACAGGGATTCTGACTTTTGCTTATTGGACGTTGATTGTTCTTTCAGCAAAGCTCGCTAATGAAGCTGTTTGTTTGATTGGACTGGCTACAATTCCTCTTTTTGTAAGTGTTTTGCGACCCATTTTGGGAAAGGGAGCATTATCAGTAGGCGAAATAATTACAGGATTGAATGCTATTTTTGGAATTTATATTATTTATAGCTCTGACTTTGATTATGGTCTAGGTTTCTTTTTGGCTCTCTGTGCAGCTTTTTTTGGTGCTTTGGTAACTATTTTTAATGCTGATTTGGTTAAAGAAGAAAATTCGTTGGTTATTACTTTTTATCAAATGAGTGGAGCAAGTCTTACAGCTTTTTTATTATTACTTTTTTCTACATTTTTTGGTGGAGTAGTGGCAGAATTTATTCCTGTAAAATGGAGCATGAACTGGCGTGATTTTGTGCTTATTTTTAGTTTAGCATTGGGAGTTTCGGTGTATGCGTATAGTGAATCGGTGCGATTGATGAAGTATCTAAATGCTTTTACGGTCGCTATGGTAGGAAATTTAGTTCCTTTATATGGTATTTTGAGTGTGATAATTTTGTCTTATTTTATTACTTCAATAGAAGTAGCAAAAATGGATATTTATTTTTATGCCGGAGGAGTTATTTTGATTTCTGCTGTCGTGGCTCGCCCTTTAGTTACTTGGTTCTTTGAAGTATATGAAGCCAAACAAGAAAAGGAAAATAGAATAACTCCTTTTGATGAAATGGAGTGA
- a CDS encoding IS4 family transposase, with protein sequence MAKAKYASSSKVTKLVTVLSSHLTEFHLARVQFIGLFVIAVIKVGLGGLIQIATAFERNVECSSSLRRIERFLNDYHLDFKAITRLIVSLQGMDKWKDIVLCLDRTNWKVGKKNVNVLLLSAAYKNVSTPLIWSVFPKKGNSSTEERIELIERFLSIFPNLSISSIVADREFVGQKWFTYLSRKNVDFVMRLKSNFKATRKGKTKSIAAWCRGLAISETYHLDGVFIVNGVEVYLSVSRTQKGYIYLASPVFLENAFELYKQRWEIETLFKALKTQGFKLENTKLTEPEKIAKLLALCSIAFVWCYKVGEWKHKTTKIRVCSNGHNEYSFFRYGLLEIKKILNNPMIKEAKFNQKIKVLSME encoded by the coding sequence ATGGCAAAAGCAAAGTATGCTTCTAGTAGTAAAGTTACAAAATTAGTTACTGTTTTATCTTCTCATTTGACAGAGTTTCATCTTGCACGAGTTCAATTTATAGGTCTTTTTGTAATAGCTGTTATAAAAGTAGGCTTAGGAGGATTAATTCAAATTGCTACGGCTTTTGAACGGAATGTAGAATGCAGCTCCTCTTTACGTCGTATTGAACGCTTTTTAAATGATTATCACCTTGATTTTAAGGCAATTACTCGTTTAATTGTTTCTTTACAAGGTATGGATAAGTGGAAGGATATTGTTTTATGTCTTGACCGTACCAATTGGAAAGTGGGTAAAAAAAATGTAAATGTTTTGTTGCTTTCAGCAGCCTATAAGAATGTTTCAACTCCTCTTATTTGGTCTGTTTTTCCAAAAAAAGGAAACTCTTCTACTGAAGAGCGTATCGAATTAATAGAACGTTTTTTATCTATTTTTCCTAATCTGTCTATTTCTTCTATTGTAGCAGATAGGGAGTTTGTAGGTCAAAAATGGTTTACTTATCTGTCAAGAAAAAACGTTGATTTTGTAATGCGACTAAAGTCTAATTTTAAAGCGACTAGAAAGGGTAAAACAAAGTCAATTGCAGCATGGTGTAGAGGACTGGCTATTTCAGAAACATATCATTTAGATGGTGTTTTTATAGTCAATGGGGTAGAGGTATATTTATCTGTAAGTAGGACACAAAAAGGATATATTTATCTTGCTTCACCTGTTTTTTTAGAAAACGCTTTTGAGCTGTATAAACAACGTTGGGAGATAGAAACGTTGTTTAAGGCTCTAAAAACACAAGGTTTTAAGCTAGAAAATACAAAATTGACAGAACCAGAGAAAATAGCTAAATTACTTGCTCTTTGTTCTATTGCATTTGTTTGGTGTTACAAAGTAGGAGAGTGGAAACATAAAACAACAAAAATAAGGGTCTGTTCAAATGGGCATAATGAATACTCTTTTTTCCGATATGGATTACTAGAAATCAAAAAAATACTCAATAATCCAATGATTAAAGAAGCCAAATTCAATCAGAAAATTAAAGTTTTGTCAATGGAGTGA